TCTTGGTGTTGATTACATTGATGAGAGTGAAGTTTTAACTCCTGCAGATGAAGTTTTCCATATCGACAAACACCAATTTAAAGTACCCTATGTTTGTGGTGCAAGAAACCTGGGCGAAGCTCTACGTAGGATTGGCGAAGGTGCTGCTATGATTCGTACCAAGGGTGAACCGGGTACTGGTAATGTTGTAGAGGCTGTGCGTCATATGAGACAAGTTATGAGTGAAATTCGGATGGTACACAATATGCCAAAGGATGAGCTTATGACTGCAGCAAAAGAAATGGGAGCTCCCTATGATCTAGTATTACAGGTCCATGAATTAGGTAAATTACCGGTTGTGAATTTCGCTGCTGGTGGTATTGCAACTCCTGCGGACGCTGCCCTAATGATGCAACTGGGCTGTGATGGTATCTTCGTAGGTTCCGGTATTTTCAAATCTAATGATCCTGCATCCAGAGCTAAAGCCATCGTAGCAGCAACCACCCATTATAATGATCCAAAAATATTAGCAGAAATATCAAAGGATTTAGGAGAGGCAATGCCAGGTATGGAAATCTCCAGTATTCCTACTGAACACCGTATGCAAGAAAGAGGATGGTAAAAGGATAATGGCAATTGGAGTTTTGGACTTGCAGGGGGCATTTATTAAATGATAAGTAAAAAAAGAGGCTATTGCCTCTTTTTTTACTTATCACGAAGCCATGGTTGGGATTAATACCGGGTCAGCCTTTGGTTTGCAGGGGGAAGGGTTTGTACGTTTAAATTTTGGCTGCCCTAGGTCTGTTCGCAAGGAAGGCTTGGAGAGGATTCAACGTACCGTTAATAAAACGTTGTGATATTTTAAGATGTTTTCTAACAAAAAAGTTAAATTACCCCCAAAACATCTATATTATTTAGTATAATTTCGTAGGGGGGAATAACATGAAAAAATTAATCAGCACAATTATTACAATCTGCTTCTTGTTAACAGTTACGCCGGCCTTGGCAAAAACGCCTGAATTAATCATAAATAATCAACCGGTAAAAAGTGATGTATCACCGCAAATCATAGACGGTCGGGTATTGGTCCCCTTAAGAGTTATCTCCGAGTCATTGGGAGCTCTGGTTGATTGGGAAAAGGACTCTCAAACGGTAAAAATTCAAGATCAGCACAAAACACTGAGGTTACAACTTCAAAATAAAATTACATATGTAAATGATCAACCCTTGGAGCTGGATGTACCGCCCCTGATGCTGGATAATCGTACAATGGTTCCGCTGAGATTTATCAGCGAGCAACTGGGTGCAAGGG
This genomic interval from Desulforamulus reducens MI-1 contains the following:
- the pdxS gene encoding pyridoxal 5'-phosphate synthase lyase subunit PdxS, whose product is MAEKGTWTVKKGLAEMLKGGVIMDVTTPEQAKIAEEAGACAVMALERVPADIRAAGGVARMADPNIILRIMEAVTIPVMAKARIGHFVEAQILEALGVDYIDESEVLTPADEVFHIDKHQFKVPYVCGARNLGEALRRIGEGAAMIRTKGEPGTGNVVEAVRHMRQVMSEIRMVHNMPKDELMTAAKEMGAPYDLVLQVHELGKLPVVNFAAGGIATPADAALMMQLGCDGIFVGSGIFKSNDPASRAKAIVAATTHYNDPKILAEISKDLGEAMPGMEISSIPTEHRMQERGW